TCGAGGAAAAGGAGCTTCTTTTCATCGACGAAATACACCGCCTGAGTCCCGTGGTGGAGGAGATTCTCTACCCGGCGATGGAGGATTATTCCCTGGACGTGATCATCGGTCAGGGACCCAGCGCCCGAAGCATCAAGATCGGGCTCGACAAATTTACCCTGGTGGGGGCGACGACTCGTGCGGGGCTCATCACCTCCCCTCTCAGGGACCGTTTCGGCGTGGTGGCGCGGCTCGATTTTTACACCGTGGCCGATCTCGAGGAGATCGTCAAAAGATCCGCTGCAATCCTGAACGTCGAAATCACCCCCGAGGGGGCCCGGGAGATCGCATCCAGGTCCCGGGGAACTCCCCGGGTCGTCAATCGACTGCTGCGCCGGGTGCGGGATTTCGCCCAGGTCCGGGCGGACGGCGTTATCGACACGGCGGTGGCCAATCAGGCCCTTGAAATGTTGGATGTCGACGAGGCCGGTTTCAACGAGATGGATCGACGGCTGCTCTTGACGATCATAGACAAGTTCGACGGCGGCCCGGTGGGGGTGGAGACGCTGTCGGCGGCGGTGAGCGAGGAAAAAGACACCATCGAAGACCTGTACGAGCCGTATCTCATCCAGGAGGGGTATTTGGATCGAACTCCCCGGGGGAGAATGGCCACCCGCCGGGCGTATCAGCACTTTAACCGATCACCGAAACAGGAGCAGAAGTCTCTGTTCGATTAAGTAACACATTTATCTTGCTATTTATGTGCAATTTTGCTACAGTCCGTATAAGCACCAGAGGAATATCTCGGTCTTTGCCCGTCGACTGATGGCTATAGAGCAAAGCAATCTCATTTAGGTTCCTGTTGGAATAAATTATATATGATACCGGGATTCAACCATAATGTACGCTATAAGGGTGTACTGTACCACGTCCAGACCGAGGATAGCGGTTCGGATAATCCCGTGGTCACCACGCTGTTATATCAGGCGGGTACGATACTCCATTCCAAACGCACGAGCTATGCGGATATCGTCAGTTCAGAGAAGATGGACGATGTCGTGCGGGAGATAATGAAAGAGCAGCATAAGATGATGCTCATGGACCTGAAAAACGGCGTGTTTGACAACGCCGGTGCGAAGCCGGCGGCGGAGGCGGTGCCCAATATTCCTCCCGAAGTGCCCGCACAGGCGGAGGTGGACCTCGGTGACGGAGGTATCTCCGAAAAGACTTTGGACGAGGTAATCCTCGATTACCTGGCGAACGAAGATACTGATTGATCGGGTGTTTTTCATTTTTATATAGCGGGACGGCGGATCAAAAAGCCCGTTATACCTGAATATCTGGATGAGGGTGGGAACGAAGAGGTTATTTTCTCTCCTCGTGGGGGCGGAAAGGATCATTTCCGATGTACTTCGGATATGGTTTTTTTTTAACCGGCATACCGGAACAGAAATCCCATGATACGCCTTAACCATGTATACAAAAATTACGGCATGGGCCCGGACGCGCTCTCGGATGTGAGCATGCATGTGGAGAAGGGTGAGTTCGTGTTCGTGACCGGTCCCAGCGGCGCGGGGAAGACGACGCTCCTCAAGCTTCTATTTTTGGCGGAGCGTCCCACGAAGGGTCAGGTATTCATCAACGGGGTGGATGTGGGTTCTCTGCCCCGAAGGAAGGTTCCCTATTTACGGCGGGCGGTGGGGGTGGTGTTCCAGGATTTTAAGCTGTTGTCCTCCCTGACGGTGCTGGATAACGTCTCCTTTCCCCTGGAGGTAATGGGGATCGGACGTCGGGAGATCAACAGGAGGGTGCGCCGGGTGCTCAAGTTTGTGGGTCTGGAGGATCGGGAACGGGCCTATCCTCTGGAACTGTCCGGTGGGGAGCAGCAACGGGTCGCCATCGCCCGCTCGGTTGTCAACGAGCCGCCCATTCTGCTTGCCGACGAGCCCACCGGGAATCTCGATTCCGAGTTGACGCTTGATATCATCCGCCTGATGGAGTATATCCACAGCAGGGGCGCGACGGTGTTGATGACCACGCACAACAAGGATATAGTCGAACGATTTCACAAACGTGTGCTGTCGCTGAAGGCGGGCAGGATCACGGCGTGATCCATCGACCCGGGTTCAGAATCGCACCGATCCCCGCACCCGTTGCGTATATGCCCGGGGTTTTCACCTGACGAAAGAGACTCTCCATGCTCACCGCACGAATATCGTATATCGCAAGAAGGGTCCTGAGAAATTTCGGGGCGTATCCAATGGTCCATTTTCTGGCGGTGATGACCATCGGCATCTCGATGTTAATACCGTCCGCCTACCTGTTCGTCTATTTCAACCTCACCGGTCTCTTGACGAAATTCGGTGAGGAGGTCCATATATCCGTCTACCTGTCCGATTTTCTCTCCGGAGACGCCACCGACTCCCTGAAGGAAGAGATACTTGCCATCAAGGAGGTCGATCGGGTGGAGTACATTACGAAGGACGAGGCGCTCCTCTATCTCTCCGAATCCTTCGGCGGCCAGGCGGATGTTCTGGAGGGCCTGGAGGAAAATCCGCTCCCCGCATCGGTGGAGGTGATGCTCAAAGAAGAGTACCGCACGCCGGATGATGTATCTCTGGTGGCGGCCAAGATCGAGCGGATGAACGGTGTCGAGGACGTGATATACGCCCAGGAATGGCTCGCCCGGTTTCATGAAGCGGTCAAGATCGTACGAATCGGCGGGATCGCCGTGGCGGTTGTCCTGTCCCTTGCGGCGGTGGCGATTATATCGAACACCATCAGGCTGATCGTTTTCGCCAGAAAAGACGAAATCGAGATCATGCGGCTGGTGGGGGCGACCCGCATGTTCATTACGACGCCGCTGGTGGTGGAGGGGATGATTCAGGGAGCGCTGGGCGCGGGCCTGGCGGTGGGGGCGCTCTGGGGGCTGTATCGATTATTTATGGAACACTATTACAGTGAATTCGGTCTTTTCTTTGGGGCCGTTGACATCACGTTTTTTCCGCATACCGTGATCCTGTATATCATATTGGGAGGCGTTCTTTTGGGAATGCTGGGCGGTCTTTTTTCTTTCGGCAGGTCGATACGAGTGTAATCGTGGAGCGACGATCGATACAAAATATACGCATGATCGTCCTGGGGACGGCGGCGGCGCTGACCGTATGTATGATGACGTCCGCGGTCGTCGCCGATGATCTCGATGAGAAAAAACAGGAACTGACGGATATAAAAAAAGAGATAGAGGAAAAAAAGGAGCGCATTCGGGAATCGAAATCCGAGGAGAAGTCGGTTCTCGAAGAGCTTCAGGAGATGGACGCGTCTCTGGAAAAGCGGGGGAGGGAACTCGTCTCCCTGGAATACGATCTGGAGACCACATCCGAGAAGATCGAGCAATTGAGCGGGCGCATCAAGGAGGTGGAAGGGGAGATCGCCCGTCTCAGGGAGCACATCGAGGTGCGCCTTGTCGCCCTCTATAAACTCAATGACGCAGGGTATGTGCCGGTGATGTTTTCATCCACCGACTATACCGACGTGAGACGACGGATGAAATATCTCTCCGCCATTGTCAAGACGGACCAGCAGCTTTTTTACGAGTATAAAAATCTGAATGACGCCCTGAACGACGACCTCGAAGAACTCGAGACGAAACGGGACGAGTTGAAGCTCTTGACCGAGGAGGTGGCCCGAAAGAAGCTGGAAATCGAGGGAGAAAAGTCGAAGCGCGGCGTGTATCTTGCGGAGGTGAAGAAGGAGAGGGGTCTCTATGAGGATGCGCTGGGGGAGCTGGAGGAATCCAAAAGGAAGCTGACCGCCCTCATCGACGAGCTGTTGGAGGAGCGGCGCAAAGAGACGGAACGGGCGAAAATGGAGGGTTCCGACCATACGTCCCCCGACGCCGGAGGGGCGTTCGCATCCCTCAAGGGAAAACTGCCCCGGCCGGTTTCGGGACCGACCATCACCGATTACGGCAAGGGTACGGACCCGACCTATAACAACCCGATATTCAACAAGGGCATCGAGATTCAGGCGGCTGAAGGGACTGATTTCATATCGGTGGCCGACGGCCAGGTCATCTATGCGGACTATTTTGAAGGGTACGGAAACCTCATTATCATCGACCACGGCGACAGCTACTATTCCATTTACGCCCACGCAAGGGACATTCTGGTCGGTGTGGACGATACGGTATCCGCACGCGAGGTTATCGGCACGGTGGGTAATACGGGATCGCTCAAGGGGCCGAATCTCTATTTCGAGATCCGCCATCACGGCAATACATCGGACCCCGATTCCTGGTTGGCTTCCCAATAGCGATTATTTTAAAATTGTGGTATGATAATCTGATAAAAAAATACACACGATAAAAAAAGCCGCGGCGGGAAATCGCCGCGTCCAGAAAGGAGACAACAGATGTCGGATCGACGCGGGAAACTGAAATACGTGGTGGTATTCGCCCTTGTATTCATGTTGGGGGTATCACTGGGGAAGGGACTTGATAACGTCCTGGCGTCATCGGATAGCATATACAGCGATCTGGAACTGTTTACAAACGCGCTGAATATTATTCGAGACAACTATGTGGATGACGTCGACACCCGTGAGGTCATCTACGGCGCCATTGAGGGCATGGTTTCTTCTTTGGACCCCCACAGCGCCTTTTTCAGGCCCGGTGACTACAAGGAGTTTATGGAAGACACCAAGGGAGCCTTCGGAGGTCTGGGTATCGAAATCTCTGTTGTCGATGGTGTGCTGACGATCATTGCACCCATAGAGGATACTCCCGCCTGGGAGGCGGGGTTGAAGGCGGGGGACAAGATCCTCTACATTGAGGGAGACTCCACCGAGGGCATGACGGCCTTCGATGCGGTGAAGCTGCTCAGGGGGCCCAAGGGAACCCAGGTGACCATCACCGTTCAGAGCGAGGGCGAGACGAAGATGCGGGATGTGACCATCACCCGGGATATCATCGAGATACAGAGCGTCAAGTATGAAATCTTCGATGACAACACCGCCTATATCAGGATAACGTCGTTTCAGGAGCGGACTGCGGTTGATCTAAGGGATGCCCTTGATGCCATCACCGACGAGACCAACGGGGACATCACCGGCATCATCCTGGACCTCAGGAACGATCCGGGGGGGCTCCTGTCCAAGTCGGTGGACGTCTCGGACATGTTTCTCAGCGAGGGGGTTATCGTCTCTATCAGGGGCAAAGACCCGACCAGCAACGCCATATTCAGCGCCCATCGTGAAGGGACCATTGCGGATCTGCCGATGGTGGTGCTGGTAAACGGCGGCAGCGCCAGCGCGTCGGAGATCGTTGCCGGCGCCCTCAAGGACAACGGCAGGGCGATTCTCATCGGCACCACGACCTTCGGCAAGGGGTCCGTCCAGACGATCATACCCATGAAGGACGGCTCCGGCCTGAAGATCACCACCGCGCTCTACTATACCCCCAGCGGCGCGTCCATCCATGAGATCGGCATTGAGCCGGATATCGAGGTGACGTTTCCCGCACCCGGGGAGGTTTCGGAAGAAGACGGTGAAGTCACAGATGAGACGGAATCCGAAGACGAGACCGCCGATGAGGAGTTCGTGGACGTACAGCTCGAGAAGGCCAAGGAGGTCATCGCCCACTGGAGTAAATACGAATATCTTCTGAAATAGGATCGATACACCACCGATTGCGTGAAGTGAATACATCCACGAGGTATGACGGAGGGATCGGGGAACACAGGTGACACACGACCGTTCACGTCGCAGGCCCGCCTCACGGCGCGGCCCGGCGTCTCGAAGCGGGCCTATCCGGCGTGGTTTAAAAAATACGGGCACGTCTTTGCATAAACCATCAGGGCGTGCCCATTTCATCATCTTCGCGATACTGGGCGTGGTGGTGTTGTGTCTCTGTGTCGCCATCGTGTTTCAGCTGAGCCGGGATCGAGTCGCCTGGCTTCCGGCCGCCCCCACGGCGCCTTCGACGACCGACTCCCCACAGGATGAGCGGACGGAGAGGATTCGTTCGATCAACGATGCGCTGGATGGCGTCTTGATCGATCGGGGGCTGGAAGACGGCCTCTTCAGCGATCGAAAGACCTGGCCCCGAGAGGAACGGGGTCTTGTATGGGTGGAGGTGCGGGACGAATACGGGGCGGACTCGCCCGTGGATGTTGATTCTCTCAGATCGGCCCTGGACGACGTCCTGGATGAGTGGGAGGGGGTTGCCCACGGGGAATACGAGGTGTTTCCCGAAGGGGGATTCATCCTGACGGTCACCGCGTATTCCGTGCCGGTCCGCCGTCTGACCGTGTTTCCCCCGGCGCCCGAGATTCCACGAGTCGCCATCATTATGGATGATATGGGCATGAGCGATCGGTACATTGACGATCTGCTCGCCCTGGATTTTCCTATCACGTGTGCGGTGCTGCCCGGGGAGTCCTGCTCGGTAGAAGTAGCCACCCTGGCCCACGACCGGGGGTGGGAGGTGATGCTTCACCAGCCGATGGAGCCGATACGCTACCCCGAGGTAAATCCGGGGGATCACGCGCTGTTTGTCTCGATGGACCGAGCGGAGATAGAGGCGTGTCTTGAGAGCTCCATCGAGTCGGTTCCCTTTATCAGCGGCGTCAACAATCACATGGGCTCCCTTTTTACCGGGGACGAGACCGGGATGAATGCCGTCCTGGACGTGTTGGAGCGACACGATCTCTATTTCGTCGATTCCCGAACCACACCCCGCACCGTCGCGTATACGATAGCCCTGGGAATGGGCATGCCGACGGCGGAGCGAAACGTTTTTCTGGATAATGATCGGGACGTGAAAAAAATCGAGAAAAATATCGAGATGTTACTGGAACTGGCGGTCGGAGAGGGATCGGCGGTGGCTATCTGTCACCCCTATGATGAGACGATAACGGCGCTGAAACGCATGGAAAAACGCCTGACCTCAGGTGATGTGATGGTTGTACCGGTGGGGGAGTTGATCCTGTATCGGGACACAGTGCAGTAGAGGAAACATAATAAGAAGAGGGGAGATATGGGTAATTTTCTTGATTTACTGGTGAAGGGCGGACCGCTCATGATTCCCATTGTGCTGTGCTCGGTTATCGCACTGGGAGTGTTTCTTGAGCGTGTGTTTTATCTGCGCCGCAGAAAAATCATCCCGCCCGAGCTGGTCATTCACGTGGAAGAACTGGTGAAAAAGGATAAGA
This sequence is a window from Candidatus Zymogenaceae bacterium. Protein-coding genes within it:
- the ftsE gene encoding cell division ATP-binding protein FtsE, with protein sequence MIRLNHVYKNYGMGPDALSDVSMHVEKGEFVFVTGPSGAGKTTLLKLLFLAERPTKGQVFINGVDVGSLPRRKVPYLRRAVGVVFQDFKLLSSLTVLDNVSFPLEVMGIGRREINRRVRRVLKFVGLEDRERAYPLELSGGEQQRVAIARSVVNEPPILLADEPTGNLDSELTLDIIRLMEYIHSRGATVLMTTHNKDIVERFHKRVLSLKAGRITA
- a CDS encoding peptidoglycan DD-metalloendopeptidase family protein, giving the protein MERRSIQNIRMIVLGTAAALTVCMMTSAVVADDLDEKKQELTDIKKEIEEKKERIRESKSEEKSVLEELQEMDASLEKRGRELVSLEYDLETTSEKIEQLSGRIKEVEGEIARLREHIEVRLVALYKLNDAGYVPVMFSSTDYTDVRRRMKYLSAIVKTDQQLFYEYKNLNDALNDDLEELETKRDELKLLTEEVARKKLEIEGEKSKRGVYLAEVKKERGLYEDALGELEESKRKLTALIDELLEERRKETERAKMEGSDHTSPDAGGAFASLKGKLPRPVSGPTITDYGKGTDPTYNNPIFNKGIEIQAAEGTDFISVADGQVIYADYFEGYGNLIIIDHGDSYYSIYAHARDILVGVDDTVSAREVIGTVGNTGSLKGPNLYFEIRHHGNTSDPDSWLASQ
- a CDS encoding S41 family peptidase, which translates into the protein MSDRRGKLKYVVVFALVFMLGVSLGKGLDNVLASSDSIYSDLELFTNALNIIRDNYVDDVDTREVIYGAIEGMVSSLDPHSAFFRPGDYKEFMEDTKGAFGGLGIEISVVDGVLTIIAPIEDTPAWEAGLKAGDKILYIEGDSTEGMTAFDAVKLLRGPKGTQVTITVQSEGETKMRDVTITRDIIEIQSVKYEIFDDNTAYIRITSFQERTAVDLRDALDAITDETNGDITGIILDLRNDPGGLLSKSVDVSDMFLSEGVIVSIRGKDPTSNAIFSAHREGTIADLPMVVLVNGGSASASEIVAGALKDNGRAILIGTTTFGKGSVQTIIPMKDGSGLKITTALYYTPSGASIHEIGIEPDIEVTFPAPGEVSEEDGEVTDETESEDETADEEFVDVQLEKAKEVIAHWSKYEYLLK
- a CDS encoding divergent polysaccharide deacetylase family protein, which encodes MHKPSGRAHFIIFAILGVVVLCLCVAIVFQLSRDRVAWLPAAPTAPSTTDSPQDERTERIRSINDALDGVLIDRGLEDGLFSDRKTWPREERGLVWVEVRDEYGADSPVDVDSLRSALDDVLDEWEGVAHGEYEVFPEGGFILTVTAYSVPVRRLTVFPPAPEIPRVAIIMDDMGMSDRYIDDLLALDFPITCAVLPGESCSVEVATLAHDRGWEVMLHQPMEPIRYPEVNPGDHALFVSMDRAEIEACLESSIESVPFISGVNNHMGSLFTGDETGMNAVLDVLERHDLYFVDSRTTPRTVAYTIALGMGMPTAERNVFLDNDRDVKKIEKNIEMLLELAVGEGSAVAICHPYDETITALKRMEKRLTSGDVMVVPVGELILYRDTVQ
- a CDS encoding ABC transporter permease; its protein translation is MLTARISYIARRVLRNFGAYPMVHFLAVMTIGISMLIPSAYLFVYFNLTGLLTKFGEEVHISVYLSDFLSGDATDSLKEEILAIKEVDRVEYITKDEALLYLSESFGGQADVLEGLEENPLPASVEVMLKEEYRTPDDVSLVAAKIERMNGVEDVIYAQEWLARFHEAVKIVRIGGIAVAVVLSLAAVAIISNTIRLIVFARKDEIEIMRLVGATRMFITTPLVVEGMIQGALGAGLAVGALWGLYRLFMEHYYSEFGLFFGAVDITFFPHTVILYIILGGVLLGMLGGLFSFGRSIRV
- the ruvB gene encoding Holliday junction branch migration DNA helicase RuvB — its product is MSDTRLNSPTPIDDDLVFEAGLRPKRLSEFVGQKKIKENLSVFIEAARKRGEALDHVLLYGPPGLGKTTLAHVIAHELGVGIRATSGPVIERPGDLAAILTNVEEKELLFIDEIHRLSPVVEEILYPAMEDYSLDVIIGQGPSARSIKIGLDKFTLVGATTRAGLITSPLRDRFGVVARLDFYTVADLEEIVKRSAAILNVEITPEGAREIASRSRGTPRVVNRLLRRVRDFAQVRADGVIDTAVANQALEMLDVDEAGFNEMDRRLLLTIIDKFDGGPVGVETLSAAVSEEKDTIEDLYEPYLIQEGYLDRTPRGRMATRRAYQHFNRSPKQEQKSLFD